In Cheilinus undulatus linkage group 16, ASM1832078v1, whole genome shotgun sequence, one DNA window encodes the following:
- the LOC121523402 gene encoding epsin-1-like isoform X1 encodes MTSSMLRRQLKNLVQNYSEAEVKVREATSNDPWGPSSSQMADISDLTYNAVACNEIMTMLWKRLKDDKNWRHIHKSLTLLEYLLKTGDDRVLLKMKDNIYIVKALTEYRFLEKDGKDQGVNVREKAKVVLVLMEDDEKLKEERDFAVKTREKTSKSAAASSADAIKDPNYKPCYVPGASGLPSLDNIPSVADLTASFAARKEERLKQEAEKKEAERRAKMTEEELQWEDAGKASDVKGAWGGDKAEEEEAVKQDAWGAPKEPKEATDPWGAPAKPDTTETPTSSDPWGAPTKTDEDPFAKTEEDPFAASKTEEDPFAASKTDEDPFSKPKNGEDPFAAPKDDPFNAPKDSEDPFSTPKDKEDPFAAPKDKPDPFSSSNNDPFNTPKDDPFNTPKDDPFNAPKDDPFNTPKDDPFNTPKDDPFNTPKDDPFNTPKDDPFNTPKDDPFNTPKDDPFNTPKDDPFTAAKDDPFTASKDDPFTATTPPKDDPFAAPTTPPKEDPFSAPSQPAKDDPFAAPTTPPKEDPFAAPTTPPKEDPFSAPSPPSKDDPFTAPTTPPKEDPFSTPSAPSKDDPFAAPTTPPKEDPFSSSSKPSADDPFAAPPPSKEDPFAVPSSPPKDDASDPFNAPPLSSPKDSADAWGAPTSPPADSSSDPWDAPSGPNEAKSGDPWGTSATSPVDISDGFGDASRSDNDPWGSAAPAPVSTDDAWGAPAPPSDSSPSDPFGDGSSKKGDPWGAPSGAPSNGTGKRTAQETASYRKTASFLGSAGASLVDLDDLFSSNPKPKQQPPSNTLTTQTQAIDYKSPSFPPYLHPPVTPPNFPGAFKAMTPGPMVGSVAVTSLPETSAPYCSPHGSTLAPNFGASLPTFTSSYLPSKTPLFQPTSQTMGMSQSGYSVLQANPLTPVYPGTGMVQSSSFGGSPQMGFNMTPDYGGVGMVQSGSLVGNPMAVPLFLGESTGQSSVFGGNWQAGAAHLGRSTPQTGVGVPLQEKLNLRSGSDEAANNNNPFLI; translated from the exons ATGACATCCTCTATGCTTCGCAGACAGCTGAAGAACCTGGTCCAGAACTATTCTGAGGCTGAGGTCAAG GTGAGAGAGGCAACATCTAATGACCCATGGGGGCCATCGAGCTCTCAGATGGCTGACATCTCAGATCTTACCTATAACGCAGTGGCCTGTAATGAGATTATGACAATGCTATGGAAACGGCTCAAAGACGACAAGAACTGGAGGCACATTCACAAG TCCCTAACACTGCTGGAGTACCTGTTAAAGACCGGAGACGACCGTGTGCTTCTGAAAATGAAGGATAACATCTACATCGTCAAAGCCCTTACAGAGTATCGATTTCTAGAAAAGGATGGCAAAGATCAG GGCGTAAATGTGAGAGAGAAGGCCAAGGTTGTCCTCGTTCTCATGGAGGACGATGAGAAactgaaagaggagagagacttTGCTGTCAAGACCAGAGAGAAGACATCCAAAAGTGCTGCTG CCTCATCTGCAGATGCCATCAAGGATCCCAACTACAAGCCATGCTATGTTCCTGGAGCATCAGGACTTCCATCTTTAGACAACATACCCTCTGTAGCCGACTTGACTGCTTCTTTTGCAGCCCGCAAAGAAGAGCGTCTCAAACAGGAAGCAGAGAAGAAGGAAGCTGAAAGAAGG GCCAAGATGACTGAAGAGGAACTACAATGGGAGGACGCAGGCAAAGCAAGTGATGTGAAAGGTGCTTGGGGTGGAGAtaaagcagaggaggaggaagcagtTAAACAAGACGCATGGGGAGCACCCAAAGAACCTAAAGAGGCTACAGATCCATGGGGTGCTCCCGCAAAACCAGACACAACTGAAACACCAACCAGCAGTGATCCTTGGGGCGCTCCAACTAAGACAGATGAAGATCCGTttgcaaaaacagaagaagatcCATTTGCAGcatcaaaaacagaagaagatcCATTTGCAGCATCAAAGACAGATGAAGATCCATTTTCTAAGCCAAAGAACGGAGAGGATCCTTTTGCAGCACCAAAAGACGACCCATTCAATGCACCAAAAGACAGTGAAGACCCCTTCAGTACACCTAAAGATAAGGAAGATCCATTCGCTGCTCCAAAAGATAAACCAGATCCTTTCAGTTCATCCAACAACGATCCATTCAATACTCCAAAAGATGACCCATTTAACACCCCAAAAGATGATCCATTCAATGCTCCAAAAGATGATCCATTTAATACACCTAAAGATGATCCTTTTAACACTCCAAAAGATGATCCATTCAATACACCTAAAGATGATCCTTTTAATACCCCAAAAGATGACCCATTCAACACACCAAAAGACGATCCTTTTAATACCCCTAAAGATGACCCGTTCAACACCCCTAAAGATGATCCTTTTACTGCTGCTAAAGACGATCCTTTTACTGCTTCTAAAGATGATCCTTTCACTGCAACAACGCCACCCAAAGATGATCCCTTTGCTGCCCCAACCACACCACCTAAAGAGGACCCATTCTCGGCCCCATCCCAACCTGCAAAAGATGACCCTTTTGCTGCGCCAACAACACCTCCTAAAGAAGACCCCTTTGCTGCACCAACAACGCCCCCTAAAGAAGATCCTTTTTCTGCACCATCACCACCTTCAAAAGACGACCCTTTCACTGCACCAACAACTCCACCAAAAGAGGATCCTTTCTCAACACCAAGTGCACCTTCAAAAGATGACCCTTTTGCGGCACCAACAACACCACCAAAGGAGGATCCTTTCTCTTCATCATCCAAACCTAGTGCAGATGATCCTTTTGCTGCACCACCACCATCAAAAGAGGATCCATTTGCAGTGCCATCCAGCCCACCAAAGGATGATGCCTCAGACCCCTTCAATGCCCCTCCACTGAGCTCTCCCAAAGATAGTGCAGATGCATGGGGAGCCCCAACCAGCCCTCCAGCTGACAGCAGTTCGGATCCCTGGGATGCACCATCTGGTCCAAATGAAGCCAAGAGTGGAGATCCCTGGGGGACCAGTGCCACCTCACCTGTGGACATTTCGGATGGATTTGGTGATGCATCCAGATCAGATAATGATCCGTGGGGATCAGCAG CTCCAGCTCCAGTTAGCACAGATGATGCATGGGGTGCACCTGCTCCGCCCTCAGACTCCTCCCCTAGTGACCCCTTTGGAGACGGGTCATCTAAAAAAGGCGATCCATGGGGAGCACCAAGCGGCGCACCTAGCAATGGAACAG GAAAGCGTACGGCGCAGGAAACAGCGTCATACAGAAAGACTGCTTCATTTCTGGGCTCTGCGGGGGCGTCACTTGTCGACTTGGACGATCTATTTTCCTCTAACCCCAAACCCAAACAGCAACCCCCAAGTAACACGCTCACCACCCAGACACAAGCCATTG ACTATAAATCCCCCTCCTTCCCCCCATACCTTCATCCTCCTGTTACTCCTCCTAATTTCCCAGGCGCTTTCAAAGCCATGACACCTGGCCCTATGGTTGGATCTGTTGCAGTGACATCCCTTCCTGAAACTTCAGCCCCATACTGTAGCCCTCATGGTTCCACACTGGCCCCCAACTTTGGTGCAAGTTTGCCCACTTTCACAAGTTCTTATCTTCCCAGTAAAACCCCACTATTTCAGCCAACATCCCAAACCATGGGAATGTCTCAATCAGGCTACAGTGTGCTTCAAGCTAATCCTCTGACTCCTGTGTATCCTGGAACTGGAATGGTACAGTCTTCTTCATTTGGAGGAAGTCCACAAATGGGATTTAACATGACCCCAGACTATGGAGGAGTGGGAATGGTGCAGTCTGGATCTCTGGTTGGGAATCCTATGGCAGTCCCCCTTTTTTTGGGAGAAAGTACTGGGCAGTCCAGTGTCTTTGGGGGGAATTGGCAAGCAGGAGCTGCGCATTTGGGAAGATCCACTCCACAGACAGGAGTTGGAGTTCCCTTACAAGAGAAGCTGAACCTGAGGAGTGGGTCGGATGAAGCAGCGAACAACAATAATCCATTCCTAATCTGA
- the LOC121523402 gene encoding epsin-1-like isoform X2, whose translation MTSSMLRRQLKNLVQNYSEAEVKVREATSNDPWGPSSSQMADISDLTYNAVACNEIMTMLWKRLKDDKNWRHIHKSLTLLEYLLKTGDDRVLLKMKDNIYIVKALTEYRFLEKDGKDQGVNVREKAKVVLVLMEDDEKLKEERDFAVKTREKTSKSAAASSADAIKDPNYKPCYVPGASGLPSLDNIPSVADLTASFAARKEERLKQEAEKKEAERRAKMTEEELQWEDAGKASDVKGAWGGDKAEEEEAVKQDAWGAPKEPKEATDPWGAPAKPDTTETPTSSDPWGAPTKTDEDPFAKTEEDPFAASKTEEDPFAASKTDEDPFSKPKNGEDPFAAPKDDPFNAPKDSEDPFSTPKDKEDPFAAPKDKPDPFSSSNNDPFNTPKDDPFNTPKDDPFNAPKDDPFNTPKDDPFNTPKDDPFNTPKDDPFNTPKDDPFNTPKDDPFNTPKDDPFNTPKDDPFTAAKDDPFTASKDDPFTATTPPKDDPFAAPTTPPKEDPFSAPSQPAKDDPFAAPTTPPKEDPFAAPTTPPKEDPFSAPSPPSKDDPFTAPTTPPKEDPFSTPSAPSKDDPFAAPTTPPKEDPFSSSSKPSADDPFAAPPPSKEDPFAVPSSPPKDDASDPFNAPPLSSPKDSADAWGAPTSPPADSSSDPWDAPSGPNEAKSGDPWGTSATSPVDISDGFGDASRSDNDPWGSAAPAPVSTDDAWGAPAPPSDSSPSDPFGDGSSKKGDPWGAPSGAPSNGTGKRTAQETASYRKTASFLGSAGASLVDLDDLFSSNPKPKQQPPSNTLTTQTQAIGKDGQIAWVWVKDIVFASVFMWKYLWDT comes from the exons ATGACATCCTCTATGCTTCGCAGACAGCTGAAGAACCTGGTCCAGAACTATTCTGAGGCTGAGGTCAAG GTGAGAGAGGCAACATCTAATGACCCATGGGGGCCATCGAGCTCTCAGATGGCTGACATCTCAGATCTTACCTATAACGCAGTGGCCTGTAATGAGATTATGACAATGCTATGGAAACGGCTCAAAGACGACAAGAACTGGAGGCACATTCACAAG TCCCTAACACTGCTGGAGTACCTGTTAAAGACCGGAGACGACCGTGTGCTTCTGAAAATGAAGGATAACATCTACATCGTCAAAGCCCTTACAGAGTATCGATTTCTAGAAAAGGATGGCAAAGATCAG GGCGTAAATGTGAGAGAGAAGGCCAAGGTTGTCCTCGTTCTCATGGAGGACGATGAGAAactgaaagaggagagagacttTGCTGTCAAGACCAGAGAGAAGACATCCAAAAGTGCTGCTG CCTCATCTGCAGATGCCATCAAGGATCCCAACTACAAGCCATGCTATGTTCCTGGAGCATCAGGACTTCCATCTTTAGACAACATACCCTCTGTAGCCGACTTGACTGCTTCTTTTGCAGCCCGCAAAGAAGAGCGTCTCAAACAGGAAGCAGAGAAGAAGGAAGCTGAAAGAAGG GCCAAGATGACTGAAGAGGAACTACAATGGGAGGACGCAGGCAAAGCAAGTGATGTGAAAGGTGCTTGGGGTGGAGAtaaagcagaggaggaggaagcagtTAAACAAGACGCATGGGGAGCACCCAAAGAACCTAAAGAGGCTACAGATCCATGGGGTGCTCCCGCAAAACCAGACACAACTGAAACACCAACCAGCAGTGATCCTTGGGGCGCTCCAACTAAGACAGATGAAGATCCGTttgcaaaaacagaagaagatcCATTTGCAGcatcaaaaacagaagaagatcCATTTGCAGCATCAAAGACAGATGAAGATCCATTTTCTAAGCCAAAGAACGGAGAGGATCCTTTTGCAGCACCAAAAGACGACCCATTCAATGCACCAAAAGACAGTGAAGACCCCTTCAGTACACCTAAAGATAAGGAAGATCCATTCGCTGCTCCAAAAGATAAACCAGATCCTTTCAGTTCATCCAACAACGATCCATTCAATACTCCAAAAGATGACCCATTTAACACCCCAAAAGATGATCCATTCAATGCTCCAAAAGATGATCCATTTAATACACCTAAAGATGATCCTTTTAACACTCCAAAAGATGATCCATTCAATACACCTAAAGATGATCCTTTTAATACCCCAAAAGATGACCCATTCAACACACCAAAAGACGATCCTTTTAATACCCCTAAAGATGACCCGTTCAACACCCCTAAAGATGATCCTTTTACTGCTGCTAAAGACGATCCTTTTACTGCTTCTAAAGATGATCCTTTCACTGCAACAACGCCACCCAAAGATGATCCCTTTGCTGCCCCAACCACACCACCTAAAGAGGACCCATTCTCGGCCCCATCCCAACCTGCAAAAGATGACCCTTTTGCTGCGCCAACAACACCTCCTAAAGAAGACCCCTTTGCTGCACCAACAACGCCCCCTAAAGAAGATCCTTTTTCTGCACCATCACCACCTTCAAAAGACGACCCTTTCACTGCACCAACAACTCCACCAAAAGAGGATCCTTTCTCAACACCAAGTGCACCTTCAAAAGATGACCCTTTTGCGGCACCAACAACACCACCAAAGGAGGATCCTTTCTCTTCATCATCCAAACCTAGTGCAGATGATCCTTTTGCTGCACCACCACCATCAAAAGAGGATCCATTTGCAGTGCCATCCAGCCCACCAAAGGATGATGCCTCAGACCCCTTCAATGCCCCTCCACTGAGCTCTCCCAAAGATAGTGCAGATGCATGGGGAGCCCCAACCAGCCCTCCAGCTGACAGCAGTTCGGATCCCTGGGATGCACCATCTGGTCCAAATGAAGCCAAGAGTGGAGATCCCTGGGGGACCAGTGCCACCTCACCTGTGGACATTTCGGATGGATTTGGTGATGCATCCAGATCAGATAATGATCCGTGGGGATCAGCAG CTCCAGCTCCAGTTAGCACAGATGATGCATGGGGTGCACCTGCTCCGCCCTCAGACTCCTCCCCTAGTGACCCCTTTGGAGACGGGTCATCTAAAAAAGGCGATCCATGGGGAGCACCAAGCGGCGCACCTAGCAATGGAACAG GAAAGCGTACGGCGCAGGAAACAGCGTCATACAGAAAGACTGCTTCATTTCTGGGCTCTGCGGGGGCGTCACTTGTCGACTTGGACGATCTATTTTCCTCTAACCCCAAACCCAAACAGCAACCCCCAAGTAACACGCTCACCACCCAGACACAAGCCATTGGTAAGGATGGACAGATTGCTTGGGTTTGGGTGAAGGATATTGTTTTTGCCAGTGTCTTTATGTGGAAATATTTGTGGGACACGTGA
- the LOC121523402 gene encoding epsin-1-like isoform X3, which yields MTSSMLRRQLKNLVQNYSEAEVKVREATSNDPWGPSSSQMADISDLTYNAVACNEIMTMLWKRLKDDKNWRHIHKSLTLLEYLLKTGDDRVLLKMKDNIYIVKALTEYRFLEKDGKDQGVNVREKAKVVLVLMEDDEKLKEERDFAVKTREKTSKSAAASSADAIKDPNYKPCYVPGASGLPSLDNIPSVADLTASFAARKEERLKQEAEKKEAERRAKMTEEELQWEDAGKASDVKGAWGGDKAEEEEAVKQDAWGAPKEPKEATDPWGAPAKPDTTETPTSSDPWGAPTKTDEDPFAKTEEDPFAASKTEEDPFAASKTDEDPFSKPKNGEDPFAAPKDDPFNAPKDSEDPFSTPKDKEDPFAAPKDKPDPFSSSNNDPFNTPKDDPFNTPKDDPFNAPKDDPFNTPKDDPFNTPKDDPFNTPKDDPFNTPKDDPFNTPKDDPFNTPKDDPFNTPKDDPFTAAKDDPFTASKDDPFTATTPPKDDPFAAPTTPPKEDPFSAPSQPAKDDPFAAPTTPPKEDPFAAPTTPPKEDPFSAPSPPSKDDPFTAPTTPPKEDPFSTPSAPSKDDPFAAPTTPPKEDPFSSSSKPSADDPFAAPPPSKEDPFAVPSSPPKDDASDPFNAPPLSSPKDSADAWGAPTSPPADSSSDPWDAPSGPNEAKSGDPWGTSATSPVDISDGFGDASRSDNDPWGSAAPAPVSTDDAWGAPAPPSDSSPSDPFGDGSSKKGDPWGAPSGAPSNGTENTF from the exons ATGACATCCTCTATGCTTCGCAGACAGCTGAAGAACCTGGTCCAGAACTATTCTGAGGCTGAGGTCAAG GTGAGAGAGGCAACATCTAATGACCCATGGGGGCCATCGAGCTCTCAGATGGCTGACATCTCAGATCTTACCTATAACGCAGTGGCCTGTAATGAGATTATGACAATGCTATGGAAACGGCTCAAAGACGACAAGAACTGGAGGCACATTCACAAG TCCCTAACACTGCTGGAGTACCTGTTAAAGACCGGAGACGACCGTGTGCTTCTGAAAATGAAGGATAACATCTACATCGTCAAAGCCCTTACAGAGTATCGATTTCTAGAAAAGGATGGCAAAGATCAG GGCGTAAATGTGAGAGAGAAGGCCAAGGTTGTCCTCGTTCTCATGGAGGACGATGAGAAactgaaagaggagagagacttTGCTGTCAAGACCAGAGAGAAGACATCCAAAAGTGCTGCTG CCTCATCTGCAGATGCCATCAAGGATCCCAACTACAAGCCATGCTATGTTCCTGGAGCATCAGGACTTCCATCTTTAGACAACATACCCTCTGTAGCCGACTTGACTGCTTCTTTTGCAGCCCGCAAAGAAGAGCGTCTCAAACAGGAAGCAGAGAAGAAGGAAGCTGAAAGAAGG GCCAAGATGACTGAAGAGGAACTACAATGGGAGGACGCAGGCAAAGCAAGTGATGTGAAAGGTGCTTGGGGTGGAGAtaaagcagaggaggaggaagcagtTAAACAAGACGCATGGGGAGCACCCAAAGAACCTAAAGAGGCTACAGATCCATGGGGTGCTCCCGCAAAACCAGACACAACTGAAACACCAACCAGCAGTGATCCTTGGGGCGCTCCAACTAAGACAGATGAAGATCCGTttgcaaaaacagaagaagatcCATTTGCAGcatcaaaaacagaagaagatcCATTTGCAGCATCAAAGACAGATGAAGATCCATTTTCTAAGCCAAAGAACGGAGAGGATCCTTTTGCAGCACCAAAAGACGACCCATTCAATGCACCAAAAGACAGTGAAGACCCCTTCAGTACACCTAAAGATAAGGAAGATCCATTCGCTGCTCCAAAAGATAAACCAGATCCTTTCAGTTCATCCAACAACGATCCATTCAATACTCCAAAAGATGACCCATTTAACACCCCAAAAGATGATCCATTCAATGCTCCAAAAGATGATCCATTTAATACACCTAAAGATGATCCTTTTAACACTCCAAAAGATGATCCATTCAATACACCTAAAGATGATCCTTTTAATACCCCAAAAGATGACCCATTCAACACACCAAAAGACGATCCTTTTAATACCCCTAAAGATGACCCGTTCAACACCCCTAAAGATGATCCTTTTACTGCTGCTAAAGACGATCCTTTTACTGCTTCTAAAGATGATCCTTTCACTGCAACAACGCCACCCAAAGATGATCCCTTTGCTGCCCCAACCACACCACCTAAAGAGGACCCATTCTCGGCCCCATCCCAACCTGCAAAAGATGACCCTTTTGCTGCGCCAACAACACCTCCTAAAGAAGACCCCTTTGCTGCACCAACAACGCCCCCTAAAGAAGATCCTTTTTCTGCACCATCACCACCTTCAAAAGACGACCCTTTCACTGCACCAACAACTCCACCAAAAGAGGATCCTTTCTCAACACCAAGTGCACCTTCAAAAGATGACCCTTTTGCGGCACCAACAACACCACCAAAGGAGGATCCTTTCTCTTCATCATCCAAACCTAGTGCAGATGATCCTTTTGCTGCACCACCACCATCAAAAGAGGATCCATTTGCAGTGCCATCCAGCCCACCAAAGGATGATGCCTCAGACCCCTTCAATGCCCCTCCACTGAGCTCTCCCAAAGATAGTGCAGATGCATGGGGAGCCCCAACCAGCCCTCCAGCTGACAGCAGTTCGGATCCCTGGGATGCACCATCTGGTCCAAATGAAGCCAAGAGTGGAGATCCCTGGGGGACCAGTGCCACCTCACCTGTGGACATTTCGGATGGATTTGGTGATGCATCCAGATCAGATAATGATCCGTGGGGATCAGCAG CTCCAGCTCCAGTTAGCACAGATGATGCATGGGGTGCACCTGCTCCGCCCTCAGACTCCTCCCCTAGTGACCCCTTTGGAGACGGGTCATCTAAAAAAGGCGATCCATGGGGAGCACCAAGCGGCGCACCTAGCAATGGAACAG AAAACACCTTTTAG